AACTTCACCAAAGAAATTAACGACTTCAGAAACTGCACCGGCGTCTACCGCCTCCGGTTTTAAAAATGACCGTTTCAGCCGCCCCAAAAATGAGCGATACAAGAAAAATAGACAAGGATCGTCCGTTAACGCACGAGCTGATTCGAGTGAGCTGACAGGATCAGCACCGGGGGCGTCATATGCAACGCCTGCAACAGCGGCGACATCTTCGCTCACTACGCCTGACCAGGATTTGTTTGACCAAGTTTCGCCTGACCAGGTTTCGCTTGAACAGGTTTCAACGGAACCGCCTAAAACTGGAAAGGCCACTGCTGCCGGCACAGCTTCACCCCTCGCAACTGCTGTTAAGGACGAATCTCCTGCCTCCGCTGATACCGCAGCATTGCCCAACTCAGAATCAACTCGTCCTGCTGGAACCTCAACTCCCGCAAGCTCCAATCCCACCGTTACTGACAAACCTGCACGCGACACATATTATGTAGAAGAAAAAACAGCAGTCGGTGTTCTGGAAATTATGGCCGATGGCTACGGCTTCTTGCGAAGTGAAAATTTCCTGCCGAGCAATAAAGATGTCTTTGTTCCGGCACAATTTATTCGCCGTTTCAACATGCGACCAGGTGATTTAGTTGCTGGACCGATCCGTACGCAGCGCGATAACGATCGCAACCAGGCTTTGTTTTATGTTCGCTCGATCAACAATGCTGCTCCCGACAAATCAATTCGCCGGCCACGTTTTGACAAACTCACTCCGATTTATCCGAATGAAAGATATCGTTTAGAAACGAAGCGGGAAGAGCTTTCCACCCGTATTATTGATTTAATCGCTCCGATCGGCAAAGGGCAGCGCGGCATGATAGTTTCGCCGCCTAAAGCCGGTAAAACCATTCTTTTGCAAAAAATTGCCAATTCCATATCCACCAACAACCCGGAAGTTAAGCTGATGGTGCTGCTAATTGACGAACGACCTGAAGAAGTCACTGATATGCAACGTTCAATTCAGGGCGAAGTCGCTTATTCCACCTTTGACAAGACCCCCGAAAATCATGTCCGTATTGCAGAACTAGTGCTTGAGCGGGCGATGCGTTTAGTCGAATTAGGTGAGGACGTAGTTATTTTACTTGACAGTATTACTCGTTTGGCGCGCGCCTACAATTTAACGATAAACCCTACCGGCCGCACTTTGAGCGGTGGTCTTGATCCGGGGGCGTTATATGGGCCGAAACGTTTCTTCGGTGCGGCGCGTAATATTGAAAATGGCGGCAGTCTTACGATTATCGCCACATCATTGATTGATACCGGCTCGCGCATGGACGAAGTGATTTTTGAAGAGTTTAAGGGCACCGGCAATATGGAAGTTTATCTGGATCGTAAGTTATCGGAAAAACGTATCTTCCCAGCCATCGACATAAACCGCTCCGGGACTCGCCGCGAAGAACTGTTGCTCAGTCCCAAAGAGTTGGATGCCGTTTGGTCAATTCGCAAAGCTTTTGGACAACTCGATAACGCGAATGTTACGGAAATGATTATTAATCTGCTGTTACGCACCAACGGTAATGATCATTTTGTTTCATCGGTAAATGTATCATTTAATGACAAAGCTCTGTTTGAGTCGATGCGCATGAATAAACCTTCGGGTAATAATACGTGACTTCCCGATCTGCCTGACGATATTGACGGCGAACCGAAAAAAAGCTATGATAAAAAAGTTCATAAACTGATCGCACATACATACTCATTTCAGATATGCGTGCGACTCCGAATGTGAGGTGACAACATGAAAAAAGGAATCCATCCCGAATACGGTAAGTGCATTGTCAAATGCGCTTGTGGCGAGACTTTTGAAACGCGCTCCGTCTTAAAAACAATGAACATTGATATTTGTTCCAAGTGCCATCCGTTTTTTACCGGTAAACAAAAACTGGTTGATGCCGGCGGCCGGGTAGACAAGTTCAAGAAGAGAATGAGTCAAAAGTAAGGCGATGGGGGGATTTGAATCCCCCTTTTTTTCTATGGATTGTCGGCAAATATTCGGCAATGGTTACGAAGCGAGAACAAATAGATGTTATCAAAAAAAGAAAAAATAAAATACTTTTGTGTCTTGTTGGCTGCGGCAATAAAAAAGACGACAATTGGTGGACAAGCACTTATGGAAGGTTTGATGATGGTCGGCCCGGAACGTGTTTCCGTCGCTTGTCGACGGCGTGACGGTTCGATCAATGTGCAGTATCTGCCACCGGTACGGAAAAATGTGATCAACCGTGTGCCGATTTTGCGTGGGGCGGTCGGCCTATTTCGTCAAATGATTCTTGGCACCAAGGCGATGATGTTGGCAGCTGCACAAATTGAAGAAGATGAGAATTCAGCGGCGGAACAGACTACCGCTGCTGCCCAGGCGGCAGCTGATGTTCGGCCAACAGCAGATGTTCAGATGTCAGCTGATGCTCAGGGCACCGCTGCTGCCCGGCCTGAGGCAGTGATTGAACGGAACAAGCCTTCGCAACAACATAATTCGCTTACGACTTATGCGTTGTACGGATCGGCAATTTTGGGCATGGTCGGCGGAATTGCCATGTTCGTCCTTTTGCCGAATTTGCTTGCCGGCCTGATTTTGCGTTACAGCGGTTTGCCCATTGCTACAACCGGTAAACACACTTTTATTTACAGTTTGTTTGAAGGTGTTATTCGTCTGGTGATTTTGCTTGGCTACCTTTATCTCACCTCCTGCATCAAAGATATCAGCCGAATTTGGCGTTATCACGGGGCCGAACACAAAACAATTGCCTGTTACGAAGCTGGCGAAGACCTCACGGTAGATAATGTCGCACGACATTCTCGTTTCCACCCTCGCTGCGGCACATCATTTCTGTTCTTGCTGGTTTTTTGCAGTGTCTTTCTTTTTTCGATAGTAGGATGGTACGGCTTGTGGCTTAATCTTCTGATCAGGCTGTTGTTAGTTCCGATATTGGCCGGCTTGTCATATGAACTTTTGCGTTGGTCCGGCACGCATGACCGTTGCCTAGCCGGCAGGATTATCGCCACCCCGGGACTTTGGGTTCAGCGTCTTACCACCAAAGAACCGGATGCACCTATTATTGAGGTAGCAATCGCTGCCATGAAGGAGGTAATTCCGGAAGATGGGCGGGCGGACATCTGGTAATTGGCTGCTTGACTGGGAAAAAACGATAAAACTTTATGATCCAGACAATGTCGTTTATATAGCCTCGCGTTGCTTAGGCTTGTGGCAGTTCGGACATGAACTTTCTCTAACCGAGTATGTTAACTTGCGCTCACGCCCGGAACGGTTGACGGAATTGATTCCGGCTGCTGCAGCGGCAGAATTGCAAAAAAAGTTCCGGGCGGCGTTGCGACGTCGTGACGAAGGCGAGCCTTGGGCTTATATATGGGGACAGATAAATTTTTTGGGTCGGGAATTTTTCACAGATACATCTGTGTTGATACCTAGGTCGGATACGGAAATATTGTGGGAAGCCGCCGTGGCTGGGGCAAAGAAGATTTTTCAGCAACGCGGGCGTGCTTTGCGCATATTGGAATTGTGTACAGGGAGCGGCTGTCTGATCATAAGTTTGTTAAATGAACTGGCGGCTTTGAATATTCCGGTTGAGTTGGCGGTGGCGACAGATATTTCCGCTGCGGCGATCCGGCTTGTGGAAAGGAATCGGCAACACCTGTGTCCCGATTTGCCGTTAGTTCGATTGACCGGAGATTTGTTGGAGCCGGTGGAAGCGGCCGGGCTAGGAGAATTTGATTTTTGCCTGGCCAACCCACCTTATGTTACGCCGGCTGAATATACTGCTTTGCCGGACGAAGTGCGAAATTATGAACCGCGGCTTGCCCTTACTGATGAAATTGACGGGCTGGATTTTTACCGCCGCATTTTGCACGATGTGAAACTTTACGGCCGCAACAGCAAGGCAGCCGCGCTTTATCTGTGGGTCGAACACGGCATGACTCAACGTGATGCGATTACAGAGGTGGCGGAAGCTGAAGGGTGGTTACCGGTTGAATACCGCGATGATTATGCCGGGTTGCCGCGTGTCTGCGGTTTTTGCTATGAACAAAATGCTGAATAATACGATATTGGGAAGTAAACATGGAAATAAGTCAATTAGAAGCTGTGCTTAATCGTTATGAAGAACTCTCCGCCGGACTGTCTGATCCGAGCTTGCTTGCCGACCGTGACCGTTATTTACGGGTGGTGAAAGAACAGGCGGGACTTACGGAGATTGTTGGAGTCATTCGTGATTACATCGCCAAAAAAGATGAACTGGCCGAAAACCTGGCTATGTTGCAAGAAACGGATGATGAAGAAATGCGCCTTTTATTAAAAGAAGAAATCCGCGATTTAAAGGTGAAATTGCCGGAACTAGAGGAAAAATTGCAAATCCTTCTTTTACCGAAAGACCCACGCGACGAAAAAAATGTATATCTGGAAATACGCGGCGGTGCCGGCGGTGAAGAGGCAGCTTTATTCGCAGAAGTGCTGTTCCGAATGTATCAAAGTTACGCGGAAAGTAAACATTTTAAGGTCGAAATTGTTGAGTGGAATGCCACAGAACTCGGTGGATTGAAAGAGGTGGTATGTTCTATTCAGGGTTCAGGAGCTTACAGTTTGTTTAAATACGAAAGCGGTGTACATCGGGTGCAGCGTGTTCCGGTGACGGAATCCGGCGGGCGTATTCACACATCTACGGTTACCGTTGCCGTCTTGCCGGAAGTGGACGAGGTTGACGTGGAAATTCTGCCCGGAGACATTACGATAGACACTTATCGTTCTTCCGGTGCCGGTGGTCAGCACGTCAACAAAACGGATTCGGCAATTCGCATCACCCATATTCCTACCGGCATTGTGGTCACTTGTCAGGATCAGAGATCTCAATATAAGAACAAGGATCGGGCAATGGCGGTTTTGCGAGCCAAATTATATGAGCGGGCGCAGGAAGAACGCGCCGGCAGTATTGCGGAGGCTAGGCGAGATCAGGTTGGTACCGGTGATCGCAGTGAACGCATTCGCACCTATAACTATCCCCAGGGCCGGGTAACTGATCATCGCATCGGCTTGACGGTTTATAAAATTGATGAAATTCTGGCCGGCAATCTGGATTTGATAATTGAGCCTTTGATGCGTGCTGAACGCACCAAGTTGCTGGCGAAAGGGGATGGAAAAGATGAGGACAGTGTATCTGAAACTTGATCCGGCCAATCCGGATGTCGATGCCCTTCGCGCTCCGGCTGCGGCATTGCGTGAAGGAAAATTGGTAGTCATGCCGACTGAAACCGTTTACGGCTTGGGGGTCAACGCTTTGATGGGCGATGCGGTGCCCGAGGTTTATCGGGTCAAGGGGCGTCCGTCTGACAATCCGCTGATCGTCCACGTGGCCGATTTTGTCGACATTCCGCCTTTGGTGCAAAAGATTTCACCGTTGGCCGATTTTATCATGCATAGGTTTATGCCGGGGCCGTTGACAGTAATTTTGCCGAAAAGTGATTTGATTCCGTTGCAAGTTTCCGGTGGTTTGGCTACGGTTGGTATCCGCATGCCGAGTCATCCGATTGCCCATGCTTTAATTAAACTGGCGGGGGTACCGGTAGCAGCTCCGTCAGCTAACCTTTCTGGCAAGCCGAGTTTGACTAACGGGCCGGATTGTCTTGAAGAGTTGAGCGGCAAGGTTCCTTTTATTGTTGATGGTGGCGCATCGGATGTGGGCTTGGAATCCACGGTTTTGGATTTGACTTCTGATATGCCGAGGATATTGCGTCCCGGCAAGATCGATCAGGCGGCTGTTCAGGCCGTTTGTGACGAATTCAAGGGAAAAGTTATGGACGGCGGACAGTCGGCACCAATGGTTAGTTTGGGATATTTGCGGCGTTTGGCGGCCAATGAAAAGCCGGCTGCTCCGGGTATGAAATATCGTCATTATGCCCCGCAAGCCGAGGTTAGAATTGTCAATGCTGATTTTGCTACGGGCTCAAGTGTTGCCCGAGCAATGGGAGAGGCTTATGCGGCTTGTCTCAAGGAATATCCGGCTGAAGAAATCGGCGTTTTTGCCGCGCGGGAGGCTGTAGCTAGTTGTCTTAATGTGGCTGCGACTTCGGCCGCCGCGACTTCGACTGCTGCGACTGCGGATGCGGCAGCGGATGCTGTCTCAGCCGTTGCCCGGGTGGGGCTGCCTTTGTTGGCTTACGGCGAATACGGTGACATTGCCGCCGCTGCCCACGGCTTGTTCACTGCCTTCCGCGCGTTGGATCGCCGCAAGGTGAAAGTTATCCTGACCCATGAATTGCCGCAGGACGGAATCGGGGCGGCATATATGAATCGTCTGCGAAAAGCTGCGGCCAAGGCGCAGGCATTGCCCCCTGTCTATACGGGCGATGACCGGCAAGCGTAAGGAGGAGTGAGGTTCATCAATGAAAATTATCTTTGTGTGTACAGGCAATACTTGCCGTAGCCCGATGGCGACTGCTTTGTTCCGGCAGGCTGTGAATGAAGCTGGCCGAACGGACATTGAAGTTTCCGGAGCCGGATTAGCTGCTTTTGAAGGGCAGGCGGCCGCGGACGCAGCGATTAGAATAATGCGAGAAGATTACGGTCTTGATTTAACTGATCATCGTGCCAAAAATTTGACGGTGGATATGTGTTCCGAAGCCGACTACATTTTTACGATGACTGAGTCGCAGGCAGACGCTTTGCGGCGGTACTTACCGATAAAAGTTAAGGCTGAGATAACCTCGCTCGGGAAGTTTTGTCAAGGAAAAGACTGTGATATTGCCGATCCTTACGGCGGCGATGATAAAGTTTATCGGGCGGTGGCCGGCGAATTAAAACAATTGGTCACGGTTGCTCTGACTAAAATCTGAGTTAAAAATTTGAAGTTTTTGATAATCACCTGGCAATCAGCTGGAGCGTTAATATCAGGCGGCGGCCGCATAAGGTCTGCCGCTTTTCTTTACCATTTAGTGTCAACCAGATTCATCTGCAGCAACTGTTTTAGGCTTTTTAACGTTAGGCGTGTCGGCAGCAGTTAGAGGTAGAGTCAGCGGTAGAGCCAGAGGTGGAGGTAGAGGTAGCGGCAGGCCGTAGAGGAACGCTTTTTTAATATAGTCGTTTTATAGGATAAAACATCTTGCATATAACGACTATTTGTATTATTATGTATAGTACAAAGAGCACGAAAGGAGTTCCTAATGAAAAAAATAAATCGAGGGTTGCTTTTTCTTTGCCTGATATTAATCGGTGCCGGCCTATATTTGCATCAAGTAAGCGTCGCTCAGGCGGCAACGGTTGCCGATATAAGCAAAGTTATTAGAGAGTACATAGCGGAAGCTAACAGACTGAACAAAAGCAAACAGTCAGAAGCTGAAATCACGCGCAAAAATAGTCCGGACGGTGAAAAAAACGCCGCTAACGCGACAGGAACCGCAACCAACCCGGGCGACCTTGCCCAAACGCGGCAAAAGTTGCTAAAACATTTTCCCTATTACCTGTCATCATCTGAAGTTGCTTTGGCGGAAGAAGCTGATAATATGAACGCTTTTTATCGCAAGTTGGCTCAGCAAAAAGAACCTTTACCGGAGATGAAATTTGGCAAGGCTACTATAGAAAAAATAGACGAAAAGGTTGGCAATTATCAGGTGGCGATAATTGTCGATACAGGCACTAGACAATGGGAAGTTTCTACGGTATGGCATAAGCATGACAATAAATGGCGACTTATTTTCACTAATTTCTGGCCGATGGCCGAAGAAAATTTACTGGAAGCTAAGGAGGGAAAATAAGATGACGGAAGTGGGATTACGTGTAAATAATGCTAATAAAAGCTTTGGCCGTCATCATGTGGTCAAGGATCTTTCGTTGGAGGTGCGACGTGGTGAAGTCTTCGGGTTTCTCGGACCTAATGGAGCCGGAAAAACTACCCTCATCAAAATGGTTATGGGATTTTTGTTCCCGGACAGTGGAGAAATTTTTATTTCGAATTTTTCCGTTCGTCGAGATTACGAAAAGGCGATGGCTCATATCGGCGGCATCGTGGAAAATCCGGAGATGTATAAGGAATTTTCCGGTTGGCAAAATTTGAATATGTATGCTCGGGTACATGGGCATATAAGTAGTGAAAGAATTAAAAAAGTTGTTGAAATGGTCGGGCTGAGTGATCGAATTAATGATAAAGTTGGTAAATATTCATTGGGTATGAAGCAACGTCTTGGACTTGCCCAGTCAATTGTTCATAAGCCGGATGTTCTAATATTGGATGAGCCGATGAACGGGCTTGATCCGTCAGGTATTCAGGATTTACGCAATATTCTGCGGGAACTGGCCCATGAGGAAAATCTGGCCGTCATGGTTTCAAGCCACATTTTAACCGAGATGCAACTGTTGTGCGATCGGGTTGCCATTATCAACAAAGGTGAAATAATCGGTTCGCACGATTTGCAAAACAGCTTAGTCGGAAAGTCGATTTATCGTTTAGAAGTTGAACCCAAAAATGAAGCAGCCGCTTTTTTGGCAGCAAGCTATAAAGACGTGAAAATTTCCGACAATGGTATTTTGCTCAATGTGGAGCGAAACAAAATTCCGGAATTACTGTATGAGTTACATAATCAAGGGTTGCGGCCATATCGGGTAGAGCCGTGTCGCGACGACTTGGAAGCCACCTATTTTGCCGCCATTGGGGGAGGGAACGACATTGTCTAAACTGTTTGCAATATTTAATAATGAACTAGAAAAAATGATTCGCCGGCGTTCGACAATAATACTAGTTATACTTATGGTTCTCTGCATAATTCTGCCTATGTCATTGCGGTATTTATCCAAGCCTTATGAATTCCGCGTTGAGCCGCGAACTGCACCTACGGCGGTGGAACTGGCTAATGAGAAAGAAGAGTTGAATAAAAAGAGCGGTTATTTGCTGGATGAAAAAGGTGATATAAAAGCAGCAGCCGTTAAGGAGCCGGGTGACAGGGAGTCAGCCCGGGCCGAGCTTGACGAACGCAAAGAAGCTTTAGCCAAAGAGGACTTGCTTTTATCATTAGGTGAACGCTTCAATAAAGCCGGGAAGTCAATACATTGGGGAGAAAGCGGGTTTATTTACGGCAAGATATCTTCGTTAATACACGAGAAAGGGGCCACATCCGCTCTCATATTGAACCGAGAAAAAAGACAACGGCTGTTCGATGCAGCTGAACGAGGAACGAAGGCGTTTTTCACGGTATATCGTGATTTATTGCAAGAACTTCCGGTCACCGATTCGGCTGAGAAAATTCACTTAGCCCATAGATCGGATATGATTAACCGTATTTTGACATTAACCGATAAAAATCCGTCTGAAATTGATTATGATTATATCGATAAAACTTTAAGTCAAATGGAACTGCTGGCAACGAGTATCGAAATTGGCTGCATGCAAGCACCATATAGTAAGGATCATGACGAATCTTATCAGGCCGGTATGTTGATCACCGAGCCAATGCGGCAAATGTTGCAACAAGAATATACACGTTTGGAAAACAGTTTAAGTGATCCTAAGTTGCAAGCTACGGAACGTCAAAGCCGGATTTGGCACCTTTTCACGACCGGAACCGACATCGGCTATCTGTTTCTCGGGATTATTATGATTATTTTTGCCGGTGGGCTTATTTCCGGTGAACTTGCTACCGGGACAATTAAGGCTCTAATCATTGCTCCGGTTAAACGCTGGAAGATTTATGTGGCAAAAACAGCCGCCTTGGTTATTTTTGGTTTGTTATTGGCGTTATTGGTGGCTGTGGTAGCTTACTTAACTTTGCTGTTGTTACTTGGCAACGTAGACGTGTGCTGGAGCTATTTTGTCGGTAGCACTATCAAGGTGATGACATTGGGCAAATTTATCTGGTTGTACGCTTTGACGAATTATTTCGATATTTTGTGTATGATGGCTTTTGCTCAAATGCTTAGCTCATTTACCAAAAATACGGCGGTAGCGGTTGGAATTACCGTTGCCGGATATTTAGGTGGCAAAATTGTCGGTTTCATGCTGTTGCCGTTGAGGACTTCAATTTGGTTATCGCTTATTCCCTATGCCCACATGAATTTAACCTATCGCTTGTTACCGTTGGCCGCCGAAGGGGTAGATATGTATCGGCTGTACAGTCTTATGCTATATAAGCCAACATTGCTTGGCACCGCGGTATATCTGGTGCTGGCTTTCGCGGCAATATTTTATATCGGGTTCGACAGTTTCACGCGGCGGGATATTAAATAGATTGGCTTAAATGTGACGTGTGATCAACTTCTCACGCTAAGAAATGATTAAAATTTGGAAATAAAAGGCGGTCTGACCGATTGAACGGTCGACCGCTTTTTGCTGCAGACAATAAACGTTCACAATTATGGCTAATTTTTATCATTAGGCGTAATTGAGA
This is a stretch of genomic DNA from Mageeibacillus indolicus UPII9-5. It encodes these proteins:
- a CDS encoding ABC transporter permease: MSKLFAIFNNELEKMIRRRSTIILVILMVLCIILPMSLRYLSKPYEFRVEPRTAPTAVELANEKEELNKKSGYLLDEKGDIKAAAVKEPGDRESARAELDERKEALAKEDLLLSLGERFNKAGKSIHWGESGFIYGKISSLIHEKGATSALILNREKRQRLFDAAERGTKAFFTVYRDLLQELPVTDSAEKIHLAHRSDMINRILTLTDKNPSEIDYDYIDKTLSQMELLATSIEIGCMQAPYSKDHDESYQAGMLITEPMRQMLQQEYTRLENSLSDPKLQATERQSRIWHLFTTGTDIGYLFLGIIMIIFAGGLISGELATGTIKALIIAPVKRWKIYVAKTAALVIFGLLLALLVAVVAYLTLLLLLGNVDVCWSYFVGSTIKVMTLGKFIWLYALTNYFDILCMMAFAQMLSSFTKNTAVAVGITVAGYLGGKIVGFMLLPLRTSIWLSLIPYAHMNLTYRLLPLAAEGVDMYRLYSLMLYKPTLLGTAVYLVLAFAAIFYIGFDSFTRRDIK
- the prfA gene encoding peptide chain release factor 1, yielding MEISQLEAVLNRYEELSAGLSDPSLLADRDRYLRVVKEQAGLTEIVGVIRDYIAKKDELAENLAMLQETDDEEMRLLLKEEIRDLKVKLPELEEKLQILLLPKDPRDEKNVYLEIRGGAGGEEAALFAEVLFRMYQSYAESKHFKVEIVEWNATELGGLKEVVCSIQGSGAYSLFKYESGVHRVQRVPVTESGGRIHTSTVTVAVLPEVDEVDVEILPGDITIDTYRSSGAGGQHVNKTDSAIRITHIPTGIVVTCQDQRSQYKNKDRAMAVLRAKLYERAQEERAGSIAEARRDQVGTGDRSERIRTYNYPQGRVTDHRIGLTVYKIDEILAGNLDLIIEPLMRAERTKLLAKGDGKDEDSVSET
- a CDS encoding DUF1385 domain-containing protein, with translation MLSKKEKIKYFCVLLAAAIKKTTIGGQALMEGLMMVGPERVSVACRRRDGSINVQYLPPVRKNVINRVPILRGAVGLFRQMILGTKAMMLAAAQIEEDENSAAEQTTAAAQAAADVRPTADVQMSADAQGTAAARPEAVIERNKPSQQHNSLTTYALYGSAILGMVGGIAMFVLLPNLLAGLILRYSGLPIATTGKHTFIYSLFEGVIRLVILLGYLYLTSCIKDISRIWRYHGAEHKTIACYEAGEDLTVDNVARHSRFHPRCGTSFLFLLVFCSVFLFSIVGWYGLWLNLLIRLLLVPILAGLSYELLRWSGTHDRCLAGRIIATPGLWVQRLTTKEPDAPIIEVAIAAMKEVIPEDGRADIW
- a CDS encoding ABC transporter ATP-binding protein gives rise to the protein MTEVGLRVNNANKSFGRHHVVKDLSLEVRRGEVFGFLGPNGAGKTTLIKMVMGFLFPDSGEIFISNFSVRRDYEKAMAHIGGIVENPEMYKEFSGWQNLNMYARVHGHISSERIKKVVEMVGLSDRINDKVGKYSLGMKQRLGLAQSIVHKPDVLILDEPMNGLDPSGIQDLRNILRELAHEENLAVMVSSHILTEMQLLCDRVAIINKGEIIGSHDLQNSLVGKSIYRLEVEPKNEAAAFLAASYKDVKISDNGILLNVERNKIPELLYELHNQGLRPYRVEPCRDDLEATYFAAIGGGNDIV
- a CDS encoding L-threonylcarbamoyladenylate synthase — translated: MEKMRTVYLKLDPANPDVDALRAPAAALREGKLVVMPTETVYGLGVNALMGDAVPEVYRVKGRPSDNPLIVHVADFVDIPPLVQKISPLADFIMHRFMPGPLTVILPKSDLIPLQVSGGLATVGIRMPSHPIAHALIKLAGVPVAAPSANLSGKPSLTNGPDCLEELSGKVPFIVDGGASDVGLESTVLDLTSDMPRILRPGKIDQAAVQAVCDEFKGKVMDGGQSAPMVSLGYLRRLAANEKPAAPGMKYRHYAPQAEVRIVNADFATGSSVARAMGEAYAACLKEYPAEEIGVFAAREAVASCLNVAATSAAATSTAATADAAADAVSAVARVGLPLLAYGEYGDIAAAAHGLFTAFRALDRRKVKVILTHELPQDGIGAAYMNRLRKAAAKAQALPPVYTGDDRQA
- a CDS encoding N5-glutamine methyltransferase family protein, which gives rise to MGGRTSGNWLLDWEKTIKLYDPDNVVYIASRCLGLWQFGHELSLTEYVNLRSRPERLTELIPAAAAAELQKKFRAALRRRDEGEPWAYIWGQINFLGREFFTDTSVLIPRSDTEILWEAAVAGAKKIFQQRGRALRILELCTGSGCLIISLLNELAALNIPVELAVATDISAAAIRLVERNRQHLCPDLPLVRLTGDLLEPVEAAGLGEFDFCLANPPYVTPAEYTALPDEVRNYEPRLALTDEIDGLDFYRRILHDVKLYGRNSKAAALYLWVEHGMTQRDAITEVAEAEGWLPVEYRDDYAGLPRVCGFCYEQNAE
- the rho gene encoding transcription termination factor Rho, giving the protein MPQIPFAEKTKESLLEIVRLSGIIPFEEAERMSQSELAERLAELTENELPVAEKTPVTKPVTKEKKSTSLEDGKPAQRKRGRPRKNSGVVTAIADSGEVSGEKAGGMEKVGEGEARESVSLTATSELEPTTELTYERSNVPTTSTADEAAPPKSTNIASSETRRRGRPRKTAADSTAARTELNPGNIQIEGQTDGRSERAGRLKAKSGLTDEAIVNDLISLPSASDSNIPDMTEVTGTANPTSPKKLTTSETAPASTASGFKNDRFSRPKNERYKKNRQGSSVNARADSSELTGSAPGASYATPATAATSSLTTPDQDLFDQVSPDQVSLEQVSTEPPKTGKATAAGTASPLATAVKDESPASADTAALPNSESTRPAGTSTPASSNPTVTDKPARDTYYVEEKTAVGVLEIMADGYGFLRSENFLPSNKDVFVPAQFIRRFNMRPGDLVAGPIRTQRDNDRNQALFYVRSINNAAPDKSIRRPRFDKLTPIYPNERYRLETKREELSTRIIDLIAPIGKGQRGMIVSPPKAGKTILLQKIANSISTNNPEVKLMVLLIDERPEEVTDMQRSIQGEVAYSTFDKTPENHVRIAELVLERAMRLVELGEDVVILLDSITRLARAYNLTINPTGRTLSGGLDPGALYGPKRFFGAARNIENGGSLTIIATSLIDTGSRMDEVIFEEFKGTGNMEVYLDRKLSEKRIFPAIDINRSGTRREELLLSPKELDAVWSIRKAFGQLDNANVTEMIINLLLRTNGNDHFVSSVNVSFNDKALFESMRMNKPSGNNT
- the rpmE gene encoding 50S ribosomal protein L31; this encodes MKKGIHPEYGKCIVKCACGETFETRSVLKTMNIDICSKCHPFFTGKQKLVDAGGRVDKFKKRMSQK
- a CDS encoding low molecular weight protein arginine phosphatase, giving the protein MKIIFVCTGNTCRSPMATALFRQAVNEAGRTDIEVSGAGLAAFEGQAAADAAIRIMREDYGLDLTDHRAKNLTVDMCSEADYIFTMTESQADALRRYLPIKVKAEITSLGKFCQGKDCDIADPYGGDDKVYRAVAGELKQLVTVALTKI